DNA from Musa acuminata AAA Group cultivar baxijiao chromosome BXJ1-5, Cavendish_Baxijiao_AAA, whole genome shotgun sequence:
AATTCGCGAAGACGAGTCCCTATTGTCccaaaatattatatatcttcTCTCGAATCCCTATTGTCCCAAAATAAATCAGCAAtcttatgaaatattatatatcTTCTCTCGAATCCCTATTGTCCCAAAATAAATCAGCAAtcttatgaaagaaaaaaaaaaaaaaaaaaagagaagacgaGTCTAGTTCTCTTTGTAGATCGATATAACTATAGCTTTCGGATCCAACAACAGTGCGTTCATAGATCAGATAAAAACTTTTTGACTGGCACCAAAGATACGCATCGTAAAGTTAGATatcttattatttgattttagattttaacattaattttttttataaaataataatatattatgatttttatgcttgCAATTAGTATCAAAGCGATGAttgtgaaatcaaatactttatattTGTTTGCGTCTTTTGCTTACGAAAAGAtattaattgatttttatttacGATACATAAACGATTAATCTATATTGTCAATCTATTTTTCTATCTATGTCTAAATATTTATAATACTAATATTACCTTTGTTTAAGCTCTCTAATCTTGTTTGTAATCTCAATTACTTGGATTGAATTTTTCATATGTCTCAGCCACATCATTTCAAAACTCCTTTAttgttaataaaaatatatatatttggtcAATTTCTAGTTCCATAGAGTTTATGGATCAATGCTTTGATCATATAATTTTAAGAATCTTATACTTTGAACTTGGGATAATCCACTACAGGTGTTATTGTTAATCCAATCCAATAATTAATCTTTTCTCTTTCTCAAATATACaatcaaataattaatattttctctTTCTCAAATATACAATTTTATAGATTGAGACAAATGAAAAAAGTTTTATCAGTTGAGTTTATGCATTATAATCAAGAATGAATAATCATGTAAACTATTTGGTAGAGATAAAATCATTGGTTTCATCTTCTCTCCTCCACACTAATAGAATAGGTTTCACAtaagtaaacaagaaagaagaagtaaTTGggacaagaaaagaagaagtagttcTGACAAGAAAGAAGTAATTGGGACTAATCTGAAGAATGATAAAATAGAAGAATAGAGAAAGagactttcagcatttatggccgaaagaaagaagaaaaactcTTTGTATAAGAACCAGGATACCATgaacataataaaatatatttttttattcattaatcttttatatataaaaaaatatatatatagagagagagtgaTTACAACCTGTTTAACTAAAAAAAATTGAttctatataatttaattttaatttattttttggacTGATTTGATATTAACTGAGTGatctaaaacaaaaaataaatttctttaatTATAAGATTATAAAATCCCTTGATTATAGGATTCAAATCCCTTAATCATAAGATTTTCTACGATTTCAATTCAAAATGAGACAACATAGGTACAGCCACCCCTTATATAAGTGAAATAGGCATTGCATAGGGCAACCTAAATTAACATGCATCATCGAACACAACTCCGATAACAAACAACCTAATAGGATTCGGTTCAAACCATCACTGTTGCTTCAAGCAACCTAAAATAACATAATGGCTTCGCCGTATCAGCGACAGAAAGCATCATAAATACAAGTTGGATAAAGAAAATGCAATCATTAATTCAGCAGTTTTCTGATAGGGTTCATACATCACTAAATACAACATGGATAAAGAAAATGCAATAATTAATTCAGCAGTTTACCGATAGGGTTCAGTTCGAACCACCACAGATGCCAAAACCTCGAGGTCTGATAAGAAGCAAAGACAACAGCATCACTAGTTTTATATTCCACAATCTTTTGCTGAGTATCATCACAATCTTTTGCAACAGCTCCAAAGTAGGAGAAGCACATAATAACCTGATTTACGTTTTTTAAAGACAACTaaaaatcatcatcatcttcctctGCAATATGCTTAGCAAGCTCCTGCTCTTGCTGTTGCCTCTCCCGTCTCGTCTCTTCACTTTCTTTCTCCTTGTTGGAGTTTGGTGGGAACCTCAGTGCTCTCACAGCTTCATTATGCATGTTGAGGCAGAAGGCAATCCTCGAATTGAATGCAATCTGTGGTTCATTGGTGGAGTAGACATCCCCGGTCTCCTTGGAGACCACCCATCCGTTAGAATGATCTATAGTTGCATCTATTGCCCCATCTCTAATGGCTTTGGCTACTATGCTCTCTGCATCAGCCACAGGATTCGGTGAGTCCAATCTCAGTTTTCTAGCTACATCAGCAAGGGAAATCCGAGAGTATGCAATGCTAATATTGCGGAGTCCAGTCCTTATCACATTGTGGCGTAGCCTGACAATCAGATTATGGGTCCTGTCTGAACTGAAAGTCCCTGAAAACTTGTCTGCAACAATTTTAAATAGCTCCAAGTCTCCAATCCGCACAGCCTAAAACCACAAAAATAAGCATCTCAATAACTAAGATTGCAATCCAGTAATGTTTATCTGTCACTGACAACTCACATTAGTTAGCTCAAAGTATGGTGTCAaagccttcttcatgcctttctgcATGAAAACAGTTCTTTCAGGGATCTCGCCAAGAAGTAAACGGACAATGACTGCCCACTTGTTGCACTGGATTTGAAATCCACGGGCCACAACTGGAGCTTTCCGAGCAGCTTGCAGAAGGCTCTCTTTAGCATCAGTATATTCCAACTGAATGGTTCTTATTTTTCCAAGGTAAAAGAGATACCGACAGAACTACAGGAAAACCACAGAAAGAATCCAGGAAACCATTATGCTCCTAGAATGATAAACATTGTGATACAGCTACATAAATAAATGTCATAACTCACAAGAATtatttaaaagaagaaaaaaaatataaaccttAGAGAAAAGACAATGAAATTTATGGCAAATTGTTCAGATTTAACGTTGAAACAGAAAGTTCTTAGAGATTTTACCTGTTGATTCGAGTGTGCCTCAAAACGTGGTGCTTTCGACCTTAGCTTCTCTGCCTGGTCATACAAGTTGTAATGGAGATAATTGCGAAGTAGAAGGTTCAGAAGGGTTTCCTGCAACCAACCATTATGATTAGCCAGTATGAACTTTCATAAGAGTATACAACCCTCCTGCTTGACAACCAACAAACCTGACCCAACTCATCATGTCGTAAGGTCGCCATCctatgcaatgcaagaagagtcctAATGGAAAAATAATGTTATCAAAGCTAAAAGACATCAGTAAAAAGATCCAACTCACAACTGTCCTATAAAAATCAACTAAAATATTGTGCAACGAAGACATATAAGGTGATTGTACATACCCACGAATCTCGGCAAGACTATTTGTGAGTTCATAACTGAATGAATAATAGAAGTACAAACGGGAAGCTATAACATCCACGGTTCTTCGGTTTATGTTCCTTAAGCGAGCAATGCTAGCAGAAGAACATGCTTTAGCCTGGTACACAACAGGTGTAGAAAGATTTAAGAAAGGACATAACTTCAATTTCAACAAGGAAATGAAGAGTCACCTCATTGTATCTCTGTTGGTCAATCAGATATATGAGAACAATCAAGTAGCAAAAAATTTCCAGCTCCGGTATACAATGCTTAGCAGGACCTTGTACAGCTGATGCTGCTGTATCCACATCCATGTCATGCTCATCATCCTTTGAAGAGGAAAAAACAACTAAATTGGTCAAACTTTCTTGATGAGATAGAGATGTCACGCTCAATGCATCATGAATGGATTTCATGCATCACAGAGCATATTTATCTAATGAGATCTATACAAAATAAGAATATAAGAACAAAATCTCTTGTACAAGCAAATGAGTAGTTATCGACACTTTTTCATCATTTTCCTACTAATTGAAAAGCAGATAGGTGTTTTCTACTCCAATGCAGTTAGCATTTTGCAAACCAAGTGTCATTTGAAACAGAAAAAAggtcataagagatcatatctcCAAATTGAAATTAAGCATTACCAGAAGGGCAAGTCATATAAAAGCATCCGTATGCAAGCGGTCAAGGTACTACATAGAACATATGTAAAACCCAGAAGCATTCGCGATCACATATACAGTTCAGTTAAAATATTCAAATTAAATATTAAGCGAGTAGAAATGAAGACTTGTAcagtaaattttaaataattaataggTATATGCATACCAAGACCAACACAAAAATTTATAGGATAGTGTTATATTCATTTACGAATTTATTTAATAAGGAACAAGAAATAATACCAACAAAGAGTGACGAATCCCAATACCCTTTAAATTcagaagaagaaacagaagacAAAAGAAAGAAGACCTGTGCATAGTTATACAGACAAATAAACAGTTGAAGACCGAAGCCCTCCTTACAACTTAAATATGGTTCTTCGAAATTGTGCCTCCCAAAACTCATGGAAAATCTTCTACTCTGGGTTTATCTAGGACGGGCAACAGCGACCCTTCTCTGGCTAAGACTATACCCATGTAGAATATGCGAATAAACTTGGAACACAAACAACACAAGAGAACCTTTTTTGGGGCACTGTCGAGATATTATAACCTAAGAGATAATAAATCAACAGCAAGACAGATTTGCACAACCAAATCTTTGCTGGGATAACACGTTCAATTTAATCGAACAATTGGACGACCAAGGATTCATAGAGAATAAATCAACAGAAACACTGTAGCCTAACCAcaggaagaaagaaaggaaaagttTACACAAGAAGCTATGACGAAGAAGAAATAGTACCttgggaagaaatgaagaaagcttagcaAACGCCTCGGAGCCCGAGGGGAGGACGTGGCCGAGGAACGCGGACAACACAGACGCCCTGAGCTTTCGGCGAAGCATCATCGTCAGGCGCACAGCCCGCACGATCCGTCGCACCTCCTTGCCCTGCGCGCCAGTCTCGATCAAGGACGCGATCTCCTTCAAATCTGCACCAAATCCACATCAATAATAACAGAAATAGACGAATAAACCGTAGGGAATTCGAACAGAGttatctcttttctctttttggcTCGGATTCGCACGTTGAAGAGTGGAAGGAACAGTGGCGGAGGGTACAGAACTGGACGGCGCCTGGACCTCCATCTCTACATCGGCCGTcatctttccttcttcttctcgaaaaaactttaaaaatgctagaaaatatcaagaaaataatGCGCAACAGATCAGGAATCACAGAAAGGAAACGGTACGAAGGTGGAATCTGGGAAAGAGAGATCAGCTCACGATGAGGCGGAGAGGGCGAGGCTAGGCTTAGGGTTTGGTCACCGGCGTCTTCGCTCTCGTCCAAGGAAAACTCGTCCTGATTTGTCGCCTTTCTTTTttacgtttatatatatatatatatataattgaagacGATATTTCGGAAAAGACCCGTTTCTAATGTACAGCGTCTCTTATTTTCCAAAATATACCTGAGAGCCTCTACAtcctaaaatgataaaaatatgagTTTCCTAGATAAATGTAGTTA
Protein-coding regions in this window:
- the LOC103985788 gene encoding probable 26S proteasome non-ATPase regulatory subunit 3, with translation MTADVEMEVQAPSSSVPSATVPSTLQHLKEIASLIETGAQGKEVRRIVRAVRLTMMLRRKLRASVLSAFLGHVLPSGSEAFAKLSSFLPKDDEHDMDVDTAASAVQGPAKHCIPELEIFCYLIVLIYLIDQQRYNEAKACSSASIARLRNINRRTVDVIASRLYFYYSFSYELTNSLAEIRGTLLALHRMATLRHDELGQETLLNLLLRNYLHYNLYDQAEKLRSKAPRFEAHSNQQFCRYLFYLGKIRTIQLEYTDAKESLLQAARKAPVVARGFQIQCNKWAVIVRLLLGEIPERTVFMQKGMKKALTPYFELTNAVRIGDLELFKIVADKFSGTFSSDRTHNLIVRLRHNVIRTGLRNISIAYSRISLADVARKLRLDSPNPVADAESIVAKAIRDGAIDATIDHSNGWVVSKETGDVYSTNEPQIAFNSRIAFCLNMHNEAVRALRFPPNSNKEKESEETRRERQQQEQELAKHIAEEDDDDF